AATGTGCCCATATGGCTCGCTCCATTCACAACAAAAACTTACGGACACTTTAGGAAAGGGAATAGTATCTCTCTGCAGTGCAGTTCATCTCTTTGAAGTGCTaatgtgtgagacagagagagagagagagaaagagtggataTTGTATGTACATAGATGCCTGTCGGTGAtccgttgtttttcttttttcgatttctttctcattcacacgcgttattctttttttttctttttttttttttttttttttttttttgtctcaggGTGTCATGGATGGTTGACTGTACGGATGGGCGGACTTATGTGATTTCTGCTTGTGCTAGGCCGACTTACTGTCCACTCAAGCGAGACGGGAGGGTTACCCATGGTGGTGAAGTTGCCGCAGACAAGCTGTGCATGGTACTGCCCACTTTCGTTCACGAATACCGGCTCGGGTATCAGACTAACGTTGAGGTACCCGCTGGATGTCTGCGGTCCTTCTGCAAGAAAACAACACCTGCATGGATTCCTGACCGTGATGAGGCTCACACCATGTCAACAAGGGACGAATGCAATGTCCACTAGAATAGTCATGGCCACTAGTTATAGAAGTCACGTGCTCAAGGTACAAATATAGAAAGTAACGGGTGTCAAACTTCCTACACACGTGAGTCAAGCAGACAAACACGACCACTGAATGACAAAGACAGGAcaacaagagagagacagagacactgaCTGCGACGTCCAGCTCGACCTCCTGGTAGCCCATGACCGTCTGCCCCGAGGGTCCGATTACGTTCAGGTGCACGGAGTACACGCCGCTGTCAGCTGACGTCACGTTGTGCAGGTGAATGCCAGTCTCATCTTGTGTGACCTGCGGCTGGGGTTCACCACCCACTGTCAGAAAGTTTCCAGCTACCATCGTCGCAATTAGGTTATTGTCGGTTTTCCCTGTACGACAGATAAGTTACATTAAGTCTCACAATGTAACAAAACattacaagttttaaaattatttttttcttgaaaagacAAGGTGtaaataatagaaatactaTTTATGTTGTTCGCtacttttaaaaagattataCTGCAGTATCAGGCAATGTCTTGGAACAAGCCAACCACCCAACACTATTACTTACTAATGTACAGCTGTATATCTGTGAATTATTGAATTTATTTCCCTCCCTGACCATCGTCATGGGTTGTCTGTCCTCTCTACCCGGTCCTTGTCGATTTAACAAACTCATAAGCTGTACGATGTCAGCTAAACAAACTCTACCTGTAATGCTCATCACATCAACTGAATCACCCCACCAAACCCATCACATTACCTATAGGTCTGAAGTACCACTCTTCGTTGAGGACGTGTTCATCGGTTTTGATAGTAAAGGTCCAGTTGAAGGTGACAGTGTTACCTGTGCAGTCGTTAATCAAACTGCCATTTTGTAACGCCGATGTCCAGTTGAAAGCCCCGGACTCTGAGAAAAGTTGCGGGTAGAGCTCGAGTTACATTTGTGGTTCAACACATCATGAAGTCACGTTGGTCAGTGGAATGTCAGTCGCCtttaaaccaacaacaaacagtttCTTCTGCGAGGACCTTCCGTGATTTGAGCGAACGTCTGCGAAGGTGTTCAAAG
The Pomacea canaliculata isolate SZHN2017 linkage group LG2, ASM307304v1, whole genome shotgun sequence genome window above contains:
- the LOC112556944 gene encoding uncharacterized protein LOC112556944 isoform X2, yielding MMASSGYRLTRLCASLVLVLVIGAQESGAFNWTSALQNGSLINDCTGNTVTFNWTFTIKTDEHVLNEEWYFRPIGKTDNNLIATMVAGNFLTVGGEPQPQVTQDETGIHLHNVTSADSGVYSVHLNVIGPSGQTVMGYQEVELDVAEGPQTSSGYLNVSLIPEPVFVNESGQYHAQLVCGNFTTMGNPPVSLEWTTPGGHVYPSTFSTANNFTFAIPNPVESGHYACRLNTSLPSEVCAKAGTLLSESASLLLDGQEIRLQLMEFR
- the LOC112556944 gene encoding uncharacterized protein LOC112556944 isoform X1, which codes for MMASSGYRLTRLCASLVLVLVIGAQESGAFNWTSALQNGSLINDCTGNTVTFNWTFTIKTDEHVLNEEWYFRPIGKTDNNLIATMVAGNFLTVGGEPQPQVTQDETGIHLHNVTSADSGVYSVHLNVIGPSGQTVMGYQEVELDVAEGPQTSSGYLNVSLIPEPVFVNESGQYHAQLVCGNFTTMGNPPVSLEWTTPGGHVYPSTFSTANNFTFAIPNPVESGHYACRLNTSLPSEVCAKAGTLLSESASLLLDGQEIRLQLMEFR